The Papaver somniferum cultivar HN1 chromosome 3, ASM357369v1, whole genome shotgun sequence genome includes a region encoding these proteins:
- the LOC113357136 gene encoding uncharacterized protein LOC113357136 isoform X2 — protein MDKPKKTNRFFSTPSSNKKQQHLLKHSGSKDGGDVEVVMERSKRKEKVKGLSSIGSAAKENSQMGGGGGSDDGEEELLLKTSATAAKRFKVHSKPLNDCNAIDLAVVPRKIRSAMIKRNRESLSPPLPEAKKPHRTPNGTHQPHLSSTQKAKQKMLFQKQGVPGQLECIPITKDEEEVAETLFALARMIPDKPVNYRVDQKNTEAKPSPVRRTTEVPMLASEALKNESAKSLKEDIIVEATNIPSSVEGSGSDAGTVNFLPDTSMMHRPSIIRNSKFMLDRGIIGPLSDSRISQFQKNEHTDLTSLSVASTSGVLINPCHTNSRLQGTQHKASLCDQKTELWPVAAILKKQEEHSMKENNDGDKRFPSCMEGTPALSLIEGNNHNGSGLGLSLAGSRDRELAWSSESKVPSWLNSAKKPDLAGDGVLKEKVNSVLVGKTQPWKKCTTHVHISRLISVHQASEEKSMLPPTTNQMLPNGTKHGASAPSSLNGLISLSDKNGLNRFISIDGCLSDGDAGTNMHEVRNRILRDKQNRDFLSLSTGGSLGSAAPFNAVNQRTNKLDSSVQFHVPYLHSVAQNPSPVPFNVHGRSSSLYPDHLTVRATQQLKSEQMASPFCSPQHAVHANSANHHHHHQQQQQQQQQQMWAAHYMSGRNSTASYSSNWQHGKQDSPIYIPGECSQPPAHSSSSLRHEGFSAKFPSNMQLQQQQQQQQQLFFLSSLSASSSRGKMHHPHHHPHHLAGGYDGASGGSMLTARLT, from the exons ATGGACAAACCAAAGAAAACCAATCGATTCTTCTCAACACCTTCCTCTAATAAGAAACAACAACACCTGTTGAAACATTCTG GTTCGAAAGATGGTGGGGACGTGGAAGTAGTTATGGAGAGATCAAAGAGGAAAGAAAAAGTTAAAGGTTTAAGTTCAATTGGTAGTGCAGCTAAAGAAAATAGTCaaatgggtggtggtggtgggtctGATGATGGTGAAGAGGAGCTGCTGCTTAAGACTAGTGCTACTGCTGCTAAAAGATTCAAAGTCCACAGTAAA CCATTAAATGATTGTAATGCCATTGATCTTGCTGTTGTCCCTCGGAAAATACGGTCAG CTATGATCAAGAGGAATCGCGAATCTCTATCTCCACCTTTGCCTGAAGCTAAGAAACCCCACCGTACACCCAATGGAACACATCAGCCTCATCTCAGTAGTACGCAGAAAGCCAAACAAAAGATG TTATTCCAGAAACAAGGAGTCCCCGGGCAGCTTGAATGCATTCCAATTACCAAAGATGAGGAAGAAGTTGCGGAAACCTTATTTGCATTGGCTAGAATGATTCCCGACAAGCCTGTTAATTATCGAGTTGATCAAAAAAATACAGAAGCAAAGCCTTCTCCTGTGCGGCGAACAACTGAGGTTCCCATGCTTGCATCTGAAG CTTTGAAAAACGAGAGTGCGAAGTCTCTGAAGGAGGATATTATTGTAGAAGCTACTAATATTCCTTCCAGTGTAGAAGGATCAGGTAGTGATGCAGGGACGGTCAACTTTCTACCTGATACCTCTATGATGCATCGGCCTTCCATCATCAGGAATTCGAAATTTATGCTTGATCGGGGTATTATAGGACCACTGTCAGATTCTAGAATTTCCCAGTTCCAAAAGAATGAGCATACGGATCTGACATCCTTGAGTGTTGCTTCAACATCAGGGGTTCTGATCAATCCATGTCACACAAATAG CCGGTTACAGGGCACACAACATAAAGCCTCACTTTGTGATCAGAAAACAGAATTGTGGCCG GTTGCGGCCATTTTGAAGAAACAGGAGGAACATTCTATGAAGGAGAATAATGATGGGGATAAACGTTTCCCATCATGTATGGAAG GTACTCCAGCCTTATCCCTGATAGAAGGAAACAACCACAATGGCAGTGGATTGGGCTTGTCTTTGGCGGGTTCACGCGACCGTGAATTAGCTTGGTCATCCGAAAGTAAAGTTCCTTCTTGGCTGAATTCTGCTAAAAAACCCGATCTAGCTGGGGATGGCGTCTTAAAAGAAAAG GTTAATTCAGTTCTGGTCGGTAAAACCCAGCCATGGAAGAAATGTACCACTCATGTCCACATAAGTCGTCTCATCAGTGTGCACCAAGCTTCAGAGGAAAAGTCTATGTTGCCACCTACCACCAATCAGATGCTACCAAATGGGACAAAGCATGGTGCCTCAGCTCCTAGTAGCTTGAATGGGCTTATTTCCTTGAGTGACAAAAATGGACTTAATAGATTTATATCCATTGATGGCTGCTTAAGTGATGGTGACGCAGGAACGAATATGCATGAAGTACGAAATAGGATTCTCCGGGACAAGCAG AATCGTGATTTCCTGTCCTTGTCAACTGGTGGAAGCCTGGGATCCGCAGCTCCATTTAACGCTGTTAATCAGAGAACAAATAAATTGGACTCCTCAGTTCAATTTCATGTACCTTATCTGCATTCAGTCGCCCAGAATCCATCTCCCGTGCCTTTTAATGTCCATGGCCGTTCTTCCTCTCTTTATCCAGACCATTTAACAGTCAGAGCCACACAACAG TTGAAGTCAGAACAAATGGCGAGCCCATTCTGTAGCCCACAACATGCGGTTCATGCCAATTcagcaaatcatcatcatcatcatcagcagcagcagcaacaacaacaacaacagatgtGGGCTGCTCATTACATGTCTGGACGGAACTCCACGGCGTCCTACTCATCAAATTGGCAACACGGGAAGCAGGACTCTCCTATTTATATACCTGGGGAATGCAGTCAGCCACCTGCCCACTCTTCATCATCTCTTCGTCATGAAGGTTTTAGTGCGAAGTTCCCCTCGAACATGCAactacaacaacagcagcagcagcaacaacagctctTTTTTCTCTCTTCATTATCTGCATCATCATCTAGGGGAAAGATGCATCATCCTCACCACCACCCTCACCACCTTGCTGGCGGCTATGATGGAGCCAGTGGAGGGTCCATGTTGACAGCTCGTCTCACTTGA
- the LOC113357137 gene encoding AP-2 complex subunit sigma, whose translation MIRFILLQNRQGKTRLAKYYVPLEESEKHKVEYEVHRLVVNRDPKFTNFVEFRTHKVIYRRYAGLFFSTCVDITDNELAYLECIHLFVEILDHFFSNVCELDLVFNFHKVYLILDEFILAGELQETSKKAIIERMGELEKQE comes from the exons ATG ATCCGATTTATATTGCTACAGAACAGACAAGGTAAGACTCGTCTTGCCAAGTATTATGTTCCTCTAGAAGAATCTGAGAAACACAAGGTTGAATATGAG GTGCACCGTCTGGTAGTTAACAGGGATCCTAAATTCACCAATTTTGTTGAG TTTCGTACACACAAGGTTATCTACAGGCGATATGCAGGGTTGTTCTTTTCAACGTGTGTGGACATCACAGATAACGAGTTGGCTTACTTGGAGTGTATCCATCTATTTGTGGAGATACTGGACCATTTCTTCAGCAATGTTTGTGAGCTAGATTTGGTTTTTAACTTTCACAAG GTTTATTTGATACTCGATGAATTCATTCTTGCTGGGGAGCTCCAAGAGACAAGCAAGAAG GCAATCATTGAGAGAATGGGGGAGTTAGAAAAGCAAGAGTGA
- the LOC113357136 gene encoding uncharacterized protein LOC113357136 isoform X4 produces the protein MERSKRKEKVKGLSSIGSAAKENSQMGGGGGSDDGEEELLLKTSATAAKRFKVHSKPLNDCNAIDLAVVPRKIRSAMIKRNRESLSPPLPEAKKPHRTPNGTHQPHLSSTQKAKQKMLFQKQGVPGQLECIPITKDEEEVAETLFALARMIPDKPVNYRVDQKNTEAKPSPVRRTTEVPMLASEALKNESAKSLKEDIIVEATNIPSSVEGSGSDAGTVNFLPDTSMMHRPSIIRNSKFMLDRGIIGPLSDSRISQFQKNEHTDLTSLSVASTSGVLINPCHTNSRLQGTQHKASLCDQKTELWPVAAILKKQEEHSMKENNDGDKRFPSCMEGTPALSLIEGNNHNGSGLGLSLAGSRDRELAWSSESKVPSWLNSAKKPDLAGDGVLKEKVNSVLVGKTQPWKKCTTHVHISRLISVHQASEEKSMLPPTTNQMLPNGTKHGASAPSSLNGLISLSDKNGLNRFISIDGCLSDGDAGTNMHEVRNRILRDKQNRDFLSLSTGGSLGSAAPFNAVNQRTNKLDSSVQFHVPYLHSVAQNPSPVPFNVHGRSSSLYPDHLTVRATQQQLKSEQMASPFCSPQHAVHANSANHHHHHQQQQQQQQQQMWAAHYMSGRNSTASYSSNWQHGKQDSPIYIPGECSQPPAHSSSSLRHEGFSAKFPSNMQLQQQQQQQQQLFFLSSLSASSSRGKMHHPHHHPHHLAGGYDGASGGSMLTARLT, from the exons ATGGAGAGATCAAAGAGGAAAGAAAAAGTTAAAGGTTTAAGTTCAATTGGTAGTGCAGCTAAAGAAAATAGTCaaatgggtggtggtggtgggtctGATGATGGTGAAGAGGAGCTGCTGCTTAAGACTAGTGCTACTGCTGCTAAAAGATTCAAAGTCCACAGTAAA CCATTAAATGATTGTAATGCCATTGATCTTGCTGTTGTCCCTCGGAAAATACGGTCAG CTATGATCAAGAGGAATCGCGAATCTCTATCTCCACCTTTGCCTGAAGCTAAGAAACCCCACCGTACACCCAATGGAACACATCAGCCTCATCTCAGTAGTACGCAGAAAGCCAAACAAAAGATG TTATTCCAGAAACAAGGAGTCCCCGGGCAGCTTGAATGCATTCCAATTACCAAAGATGAGGAAGAAGTTGCGGAAACCTTATTTGCATTGGCTAGAATGATTCCCGACAAGCCTGTTAATTATCGAGTTGATCAAAAAAATACAGAAGCAAAGCCTTCTCCTGTGCGGCGAACAACTGAGGTTCCCATGCTTGCATCTGAAG CTTTGAAAAACGAGAGTGCGAAGTCTCTGAAGGAGGATATTATTGTAGAAGCTACTAATATTCCTTCCAGTGTAGAAGGATCAGGTAGTGATGCAGGGACGGTCAACTTTCTACCTGATACCTCTATGATGCATCGGCCTTCCATCATCAGGAATTCGAAATTTATGCTTGATCGGGGTATTATAGGACCACTGTCAGATTCTAGAATTTCCCAGTTCCAAAAGAATGAGCATACGGATCTGACATCCTTGAGTGTTGCTTCAACATCAGGGGTTCTGATCAATCCATGTCACACAAATAG CCGGTTACAGGGCACACAACATAAAGCCTCACTTTGTGATCAGAAAACAGAATTGTGGCCG GTTGCGGCCATTTTGAAGAAACAGGAGGAACATTCTATGAAGGAGAATAATGATGGGGATAAACGTTTCCCATCATGTATGGAAG GTACTCCAGCCTTATCCCTGATAGAAGGAAACAACCACAATGGCAGTGGATTGGGCTTGTCTTTGGCGGGTTCACGCGACCGTGAATTAGCTTGGTCATCCGAAAGTAAAGTTCCTTCTTGGCTGAATTCTGCTAAAAAACCCGATCTAGCTGGGGATGGCGTCTTAAAAGAAAAG GTTAATTCAGTTCTGGTCGGTAAAACCCAGCCATGGAAGAAATGTACCACTCATGTCCACATAAGTCGTCTCATCAGTGTGCACCAAGCTTCAGAGGAAAAGTCTATGTTGCCACCTACCACCAATCAGATGCTACCAAATGGGACAAAGCATGGTGCCTCAGCTCCTAGTAGCTTGAATGGGCTTATTTCCTTGAGTGACAAAAATGGACTTAATAGATTTATATCCATTGATGGCTGCTTAAGTGATGGTGACGCAGGAACGAATATGCATGAAGTACGAAATAGGATTCTCCGGGACAAGCAG AATCGTGATTTCCTGTCCTTGTCAACTGGTGGAAGCCTGGGATCCGCAGCTCCATTTAACGCTGTTAATCAGAGAACAAATAAATTGGACTCCTCAGTTCAATTTCATGTACCTTATCTGCATTCAGTCGCCCAGAATCCATCTCCCGTGCCTTTTAATGTCCATGGCCGTTCTTCCTCTCTTTATCCAGACCATTTAACAGTCAGAGCCACACAACAG CAGTTGAAGTCAGAACAAATGGCGAGCCCATTCTGTAGCCCACAACATGCGGTTCATGCCAATTcagcaaatcatcatcatcatcatcagcagcagcagcaacaacaacaacaacagatgtGGGCTGCTCATTACATGTCTGGACGGAACTCCACGGCGTCCTACTCATCAAATTGGCAACACGGGAAGCAGGACTCTCCTATTTATATACCTGGGGAATGCAGTCAGCCACCTGCCCACTCTTCATCATCTCTTCGTCATGAAGGTTTTAGTGCGAAGTTCCCCTCGAACATGCAactacaacaacagcagcagcagcaacaacagctctTTTTTCTCTCTTCATTATCTGCATCATCATCTAGGGGAAAGATGCATCATCCTCACCACCACCCTCACCACCTTGCTGGCGGCTATGATGGAGCCAGTGGAGGGTCCATGTTGACAGCTCGTCTCACTTGA
- the LOC113357136 gene encoding uncharacterized protein LOC113357136 isoform X1: protein MDKPKKTNRFFSTPSSNKKQQHLLKHSGSKDGGDVEVVMERSKRKEKVKGLSSIGSAAKENSQMGGGGGSDDGEEELLLKTSATAAKRFKVHSKPLNDCNAIDLAVVPRKIRSAMIKRNRESLSPPLPEAKKPHRTPNGTHQPHLSSTQKAKQKMLFQKQGVPGQLECIPITKDEEEVAETLFALARMIPDKPVNYRVDQKNTEAKPSPVRRTTEVPMLASEALKNESAKSLKEDIIVEATNIPSSVEGSGSDAGTVNFLPDTSMMHRPSIIRNSKFMLDRGIIGPLSDSRISQFQKNEHTDLTSLSVASTSGVLINPCHTNSRLQGTQHKASLCDQKTELWPVAAILKKQEEHSMKENNDGDKRFPSCMEGTPALSLIEGNNHNGSGLGLSLAGSRDRELAWSSESKVPSWLNSAKKPDLAGDGVLKEKVNSVLVGKTQPWKKCTTHVHISRLISVHQASEEKSMLPPTTNQMLPNGTKHGASAPSSLNGLISLSDKNGLNRFISIDGCLSDGDAGTNMHEVRNRILRDKQNRDFLSLSTGGSLGSAAPFNAVNQRTNKLDSSVQFHVPYLHSVAQNPSPVPFNVHGRSSSLYPDHLTVRATQQQLKSEQMASPFCSPQHAVHANSANHHHHHQQQQQQQQQQMWAAHYMSGRNSTASYSSNWQHGKQDSPIYIPGECSQPPAHSSSSLRHEGFSAKFPSNMQLQQQQQQQQQLFFLSSLSASSSRGKMHHPHHHPHHLAGGYDGASGGSMLTARLT from the exons ATGGACAAACCAAAGAAAACCAATCGATTCTTCTCAACACCTTCCTCTAATAAGAAACAACAACACCTGTTGAAACATTCTG GTTCGAAAGATGGTGGGGACGTGGAAGTAGTTATGGAGAGATCAAAGAGGAAAGAAAAAGTTAAAGGTTTAAGTTCAATTGGTAGTGCAGCTAAAGAAAATAGTCaaatgggtggtggtggtgggtctGATGATGGTGAAGAGGAGCTGCTGCTTAAGACTAGTGCTACTGCTGCTAAAAGATTCAAAGTCCACAGTAAA CCATTAAATGATTGTAATGCCATTGATCTTGCTGTTGTCCCTCGGAAAATACGGTCAG CTATGATCAAGAGGAATCGCGAATCTCTATCTCCACCTTTGCCTGAAGCTAAGAAACCCCACCGTACACCCAATGGAACACATCAGCCTCATCTCAGTAGTACGCAGAAAGCCAAACAAAAGATG TTATTCCAGAAACAAGGAGTCCCCGGGCAGCTTGAATGCATTCCAATTACCAAAGATGAGGAAGAAGTTGCGGAAACCTTATTTGCATTGGCTAGAATGATTCCCGACAAGCCTGTTAATTATCGAGTTGATCAAAAAAATACAGAAGCAAAGCCTTCTCCTGTGCGGCGAACAACTGAGGTTCCCATGCTTGCATCTGAAG CTTTGAAAAACGAGAGTGCGAAGTCTCTGAAGGAGGATATTATTGTAGAAGCTACTAATATTCCTTCCAGTGTAGAAGGATCAGGTAGTGATGCAGGGACGGTCAACTTTCTACCTGATACCTCTATGATGCATCGGCCTTCCATCATCAGGAATTCGAAATTTATGCTTGATCGGGGTATTATAGGACCACTGTCAGATTCTAGAATTTCCCAGTTCCAAAAGAATGAGCATACGGATCTGACATCCTTGAGTGTTGCTTCAACATCAGGGGTTCTGATCAATCCATGTCACACAAATAG CCGGTTACAGGGCACACAACATAAAGCCTCACTTTGTGATCAGAAAACAGAATTGTGGCCG GTTGCGGCCATTTTGAAGAAACAGGAGGAACATTCTATGAAGGAGAATAATGATGGGGATAAACGTTTCCCATCATGTATGGAAG GTACTCCAGCCTTATCCCTGATAGAAGGAAACAACCACAATGGCAGTGGATTGGGCTTGTCTTTGGCGGGTTCACGCGACCGTGAATTAGCTTGGTCATCCGAAAGTAAAGTTCCTTCTTGGCTGAATTCTGCTAAAAAACCCGATCTAGCTGGGGATGGCGTCTTAAAAGAAAAG GTTAATTCAGTTCTGGTCGGTAAAACCCAGCCATGGAAGAAATGTACCACTCATGTCCACATAAGTCGTCTCATCAGTGTGCACCAAGCTTCAGAGGAAAAGTCTATGTTGCCACCTACCACCAATCAGATGCTACCAAATGGGACAAAGCATGGTGCCTCAGCTCCTAGTAGCTTGAATGGGCTTATTTCCTTGAGTGACAAAAATGGACTTAATAGATTTATATCCATTGATGGCTGCTTAAGTGATGGTGACGCAGGAACGAATATGCATGAAGTACGAAATAGGATTCTCCGGGACAAGCAG AATCGTGATTTCCTGTCCTTGTCAACTGGTGGAAGCCTGGGATCCGCAGCTCCATTTAACGCTGTTAATCAGAGAACAAATAAATTGGACTCCTCAGTTCAATTTCATGTACCTTATCTGCATTCAGTCGCCCAGAATCCATCTCCCGTGCCTTTTAATGTCCATGGCCGTTCTTCCTCTCTTTATCCAGACCATTTAACAGTCAGAGCCACACAACAG CAGTTGAAGTCAGAACAAATGGCGAGCCCATTCTGTAGCCCACAACATGCGGTTCATGCCAATTcagcaaatcatcatcatcatcatcagcagcagcagcaacaacaacaacaacagatgtGGGCTGCTCATTACATGTCTGGACGGAACTCCACGGCGTCCTACTCATCAAATTGGCAACACGGGAAGCAGGACTCTCCTATTTATATACCTGGGGAATGCAGTCAGCCACCTGCCCACTCTTCATCATCTCTTCGTCATGAAGGTTTTAGTGCGAAGTTCCCCTCGAACATGCAactacaacaacagcagcagcagcaacaacagctctTTTTTCTCTCTTCATTATCTGCATCATCATCTAGGGGAAAGATGCATCATCCTCACCACCACCCTCACCACCTTGCTGGCGGCTATGATGGAGCCAGTGGAGGGTCCATGTTGACAGCTCGTCTCACTTGA
- the LOC113357136 gene encoding uncharacterized protein LOC113357136 isoform X3: MDKPKKTNRFFSTPSSNKKQQHLLKHSGSKDGGDVEVVMERSKRKEKVKGLSSIGSAAKENSQMGGGGGSDDGEEELLLKTSATAAKRFKVHSKPLNDCNAIDLAVVPRKIRSAMIKRNRESLSPPLPEAKKPHRTPNGTHQPHLSSTQKAKQKMKQGVPGQLECIPITKDEEEVAETLFALARMIPDKPVNYRVDQKNTEAKPSPVRRTTEVPMLASEALKNESAKSLKEDIIVEATNIPSSVEGSGSDAGTVNFLPDTSMMHRPSIIRNSKFMLDRGIIGPLSDSRISQFQKNEHTDLTSLSVASTSGVLINPCHTNSRLQGTQHKASLCDQKTELWPVAAILKKQEEHSMKENNDGDKRFPSCMEGTPALSLIEGNNHNGSGLGLSLAGSRDRELAWSSESKVPSWLNSAKKPDLAGDGVLKEKVNSVLVGKTQPWKKCTTHVHISRLISVHQASEEKSMLPPTTNQMLPNGTKHGASAPSSLNGLISLSDKNGLNRFISIDGCLSDGDAGTNMHEVRNRILRDKQNRDFLSLSTGGSLGSAAPFNAVNQRTNKLDSSVQFHVPYLHSVAQNPSPVPFNVHGRSSSLYPDHLTVRATQQQLKSEQMASPFCSPQHAVHANSANHHHHHQQQQQQQQQQMWAAHYMSGRNSTASYSSNWQHGKQDSPIYIPGECSQPPAHSSSSLRHEGFSAKFPSNMQLQQQQQQQQQLFFLSSLSASSSRGKMHHPHHHPHHLAGGYDGASGGSMLTARLT; the protein is encoded by the exons ATGGACAAACCAAAGAAAACCAATCGATTCTTCTCAACACCTTCCTCTAATAAGAAACAACAACACCTGTTGAAACATTCTG GTTCGAAAGATGGTGGGGACGTGGAAGTAGTTATGGAGAGATCAAAGAGGAAAGAAAAAGTTAAAGGTTTAAGTTCAATTGGTAGTGCAGCTAAAGAAAATAGTCaaatgggtggtggtggtgggtctGATGATGGTGAAGAGGAGCTGCTGCTTAAGACTAGTGCTACTGCTGCTAAAAGATTCAAAGTCCACAGTAAA CCATTAAATGATTGTAATGCCATTGATCTTGCTGTTGTCCCTCGGAAAATACGGTCAG CTATGATCAAGAGGAATCGCGAATCTCTATCTCCACCTTTGCCTGAAGCTAAGAAACCCCACCGTACACCCAATGGAACACATCAGCCTCATCTCAGTAGTACGCAGAAAGCCAAACAAAAGATG AAACAAGGAGTCCCCGGGCAGCTTGAATGCATTCCAATTACCAAAGATGAGGAAGAAGTTGCGGAAACCTTATTTGCATTGGCTAGAATGATTCCCGACAAGCCTGTTAATTATCGAGTTGATCAAAAAAATACAGAAGCAAAGCCTTCTCCTGTGCGGCGAACAACTGAGGTTCCCATGCTTGCATCTGAAG CTTTGAAAAACGAGAGTGCGAAGTCTCTGAAGGAGGATATTATTGTAGAAGCTACTAATATTCCTTCCAGTGTAGAAGGATCAGGTAGTGATGCAGGGACGGTCAACTTTCTACCTGATACCTCTATGATGCATCGGCCTTCCATCATCAGGAATTCGAAATTTATGCTTGATCGGGGTATTATAGGACCACTGTCAGATTCTAGAATTTCCCAGTTCCAAAAGAATGAGCATACGGATCTGACATCCTTGAGTGTTGCTTCAACATCAGGGGTTCTGATCAATCCATGTCACACAAATAG CCGGTTACAGGGCACACAACATAAAGCCTCACTTTGTGATCAGAAAACAGAATTGTGGCCG GTTGCGGCCATTTTGAAGAAACAGGAGGAACATTCTATGAAGGAGAATAATGATGGGGATAAACGTTTCCCATCATGTATGGAAG GTACTCCAGCCTTATCCCTGATAGAAGGAAACAACCACAATGGCAGTGGATTGGGCTTGTCTTTGGCGGGTTCACGCGACCGTGAATTAGCTTGGTCATCCGAAAGTAAAGTTCCTTCTTGGCTGAATTCTGCTAAAAAACCCGATCTAGCTGGGGATGGCGTCTTAAAAGAAAAG GTTAATTCAGTTCTGGTCGGTAAAACCCAGCCATGGAAGAAATGTACCACTCATGTCCACATAAGTCGTCTCATCAGTGTGCACCAAGCTTCAGAGGAAAAGTCTATGTTGCCACCTACCACCAATCAGATGCTACCAAATGGGACAAAGCATGGTGCCTCAGCTCCTAGTAGCTTGAATGGGCTTATTTCCTTGAGTGACAAAAATGGACTTAATAGATTTATATCCATTGATGGCTGCTTAAGTGATGGTGACGCAGGAACGAATATGCATGAAGTACGAAATAGGATTCTCCGGGACAAGCAG AATCGTGATTTCCTGTCCTTGTCAACTGGTGGAAGCCTGGGATCCGCAGCTCCATTTAACGCTGTTAATCAGAGAACAAATAAATTGGACTCCTCAGTTCAATTTCATGTACCTTATCTGCATTCAGTCGCCCAGAATCCATCTCCCGTGCCTTTTAATGTCCATGGCCGTTCTTCCTCTCTTTATCCAGACCATTTAACAGTCAGAGCCACACAACAG CAGTTGAAGTCAGAACAAATGGCGAGCCCATTCTGTAGCCCACAACATGCGGTTCATGCCAATTcagcaaatcatcatcatcatcatcagcagcagcagcaacaacaacaacaacagatgtGGGCTGCTCATTACATGTCTGGACGGAACTCCACGGCGTCCTACTCATCAAATTGGCAACACGGGAAGCAGGACTCTCCTATTTATATACCTGGGGAATGCAGTCAGCCACCTGCCCACTCTTCATCATCTCTTCGTCATGAAGGTTTTAGTGCGAAGTTCCCCTCGAACATGCAactacaacaacagcagcagcagcaacaacagctctTTTTTCTCTCTTCATTATCTGCATCATCATCTAGGGGAAAGATGCATCATCCTCACCACCACCCTCACCACCTTGCTGGCGGCTATGATGGAGCCAGTGGAGGGTCCATGTTGACAGCTCGTCTCACTTGA